DNA sequence from the Paraburkholderia azotifigens genome:
TACGCTGGCGGGACGCCAACTGGATGAACTGGCTCAGCGTTGCCTTAGCTGGATCGTTGCGGATCTGAAGGAGACGTCGCAAGGGATGGATCTTTCAGGCGTCGACGGTATTAACGCGTAAGCGGCCGCTCGCGTCATTTCTGCTCGAAGTTGATCGCCAGCGTAAACACGGAATGTGTGGCGATGGTCCGCCCCGTCCGACCGGACTTGTCGAGCGTCGCAGTTCGTGGCGGGGGCGCGTGTGGTGACGCTGGAGGCGCCGCTAGCGCGGGTTGTCGTCGTCTGTCGCGGTGCTCAGGGGGCGCCGCGACAGACGCCCCCGGCGTCCCATTCCGGACAGGGTGAGCAGGATCAATGCGCGCCGGACGCGTCTCCGCCGCCGCCTCGCGCGGGCCGCGTGATCCAGATGAGGGGATGATCAGCACGAAGATGATCGCCGACGCATAGAAGATGTCGTTCAGCCCCATCATCGCGGCCTGCGTGTTCACGGTGAAATCGAACAGCGCATTCGATGCCGACGGACTCACGTGCAGCAGCGTCTGCGTCGCTTCGGTCTGCTGCGCGAACACCGGGTTGGTCGCGTTGGCCTGTTCCGTCAGGCGCTCGTGATGCAGGATCGTGCGGTTGTTCCATGCCGTGCCCGCGATCGATGTGCCCACCGCGCCGCAAAACACCCGCACGAAGTTCGACAGGCCTGCCGCCGCGGGCACTTTCGGGCCCGGCTGTCCCGCGAGGATGATGGCCGTCAGCGGCACGAAGAACATCGCCATCGGGATGCCTTGCAGCAGCGTCGGCAGCACCAGATGCCACGTGTCGATTTCGATCACGTATTTCGAGCGCATGAAGAACACGATCGCGAAGCCGACGAACGCGAGCGTCGCGATGATGCGCGCGTCCGAGCGCGGCAGCACGCGGCCCATCACGGGTGCGAGGATCACCGCAAAAATGCCGAGCGGCGCGGTCACGAGCCCGGCGTCGACGGAACGGTAGTTCAGATACTCCTGCATCCATTGCGGCAACAGAACGAGGTTGCCGAAGAACACGCCGTACGCAACGGAAATCGCGATCGTGCCGCCGAGGAAGTTGCGTTGCCTGAACAGGCGCAGATCGACGATCGGGTTCGGCTCCGTCAGCTCCCACACGAGGAAGAACGCGAAGCTGATGACGGCCGTGATGCCCAGCGCGACGATCACGGGCGAGCCGAACCAGTCGAGATCCTTGCCTTTGTCGAGCATGATTTGCAGCGACGCGACCCACGTGATCAGCAGGCCGAGGCCGACGATGTCGATGGGCAGCTTGCGCGTCGGCGTTTCGCGCGTGCGGTAGATCATCCACGTGACGCCCGCCGCGAAAATGCCGACGGGGATGTTGATGTAGAAGATCCACGACCACGAATAACTGTCCGTGATCCAGCCGCCGAGCGCCGGTCCCGCAATCGGGCCGACGGTCGCCGTCATCGCCCACAGCGCGAGCGCCGTCGACGATTTTTCTTTCGGCCACGAACTGAGCAGGATCGACTGCGACAGCGGAATCAGCGGGCCGGCCACCACGCCTTGCAGCACGCGCGCGAACAGCAGCACGGGCAGCGACGGCGCGACGCCGCACAGCCACGACGCAATCACGAAACCGAGAATCGCGCTGACGAACAGCCTGATCTGTCCGAAGCGCTGCGTGAACCAGCCCGTCAGCGGAATTGCCACGGCGTTCGACGCCGCGAACACGGTGATGACCCACGTGCCTTCGTCGACGGACACGCCGAGGTTGCCGGAAATGGTGGGGATCGCGACGTTGGCGATCGACGTGTCGAGCACGTTCATGAACGTGGCGAGCGCGACGGCGAAGGTCGCGAGCACCAGCTGGCTGCCATGCAGCGGCGGGGCGGGCGGCGCTGCGGCGGGCTTCGGGGGGGCGGGCTGGTCGGCTGGTCCGGCGGGTTGGGTCGGTTCGCTCAAACGGTTCTCCGGGCAGGGAAAAAGCGGCGCGGCAGACGGATAAAAGGCCGATGATAGTCGCAAGCGCCCATCGGCATCGGCAAGGTGCGCAGTCGCCACGCGGAGCGAATCAGAATTGCGTTGTCCAGTGCGGCGTCGTGCGCGTGCGTCTGCTGTTGGGCGCCGCTGACGGTCAGCACGAAATTCACGCAAAATCAGGGCGCGCAGCGTATGCTGCCGCCTGCGCGTGACATGGCAACGGCGCAATGCCCGCGGTGCGCGCCGCGCGACAGAAAGAAAGCGAAAGGATGATGGCGATGGCCTGGGAACAATTCGACAACGGCTGGCGGCTCGCGCCCGCCGATGGACCGGCAACGGCGCTCGTCGTGCTGCTGCATGGCGTTGGCAGCAATGCTCAGGATCTCGTGCCGCTCGCGGACATCTGGCGCGAAGCGCTGCCGCAAGCGGCGTTCGTTTCGCTCGACGGCAGCGAGCCGTTCGACGGCGGCTTCGGCGGCCGTCAGTGGTTCAGTCTGCGCGATGTCGACGCGAATAACCGTCCGGGCCGCGTCGCCGCCGCATGGCCCGCGCTGCAGAAAATGCTCGACGCCGAACTCGCGCACTGGCACCTCGGCTACGGCCAGCTCGCGCTGGTAGGCTTCTCGCAAGGCTCGATGATGTCGCTGCATCACGTGGCGACGAACGCACAGGGCGCGGCCGCCGTGGTCGCGTTTTCGGGGCGGCTCGCGTCGCCCGTCACCACGCACAGCGCCACCCCCGTGACGCTGATCCACGGCGACGACGACGCCGTGATTCCCGTCGACGAAACCGAACGTGCCGCCATCGCGCTGCACGACGCGGGCTTCGACGTCGAAGCGTTCGCGCTGCCGGGCGTCGGCCACACGATTTCCGGCGACGGCGTGGCGCTGGGCCGCGACGCACTCGTGCGCGCGCTCGCGCCGCTTGCTCGCAGCTGATCCATCTCGCATCGAATCCCGTCCCGCGAACTGTCAGAACGGCCGCGCATGTAAGCGGCCGAAAGGCAGTTTCGAGTTCATCCTCCTAAAGTTCGCCGGGCATTTGCCGATATGCGCTCAAGAGCCGGAAAAACTTTCCGACGCACGAACGCGTCGCTTCATCGCGCCGTACGTTTGACATTTTCGCTGCCGCAAAGGCAGCTCACTTCTTTCAAAAGAGCCTGATCATGGCCAGATCGAATGCGCAGTCATCGCTTTTTGGACGCCTGTTCCGCCAGTCCGTGGCGGTCGATCTCGGCACGGCCAATACGCTGATCTATACCGACGACGGCGGCATCGTGCTGAACGAGCCGTCCGTAGTGTGCTTCGACAAGCACGATGCGGCGACGGGACGCAAGCGCGTTGCGCTGGTGGGCAGCGAGGCCAAGCAGATGATCGGCCGCGCGCCGTGCAACCTCGAGCCCGTGCGGCCGATGCGTCACGGCGTGATTGCCAACTTCCCCGCCGCCGAACACATGATCCGGCAGTTCGTCGACATGGCGCGTCCGCGTCCGTTCTTCGCGCGCCGCGCTGCGTTCACGATCTGCGTGCCGTCCAGCGCCACCCAGGTCGAGCGCCGCGCGATCCGGGAGGCGGCGGCGGCGGCGGGCGCCTGGAAGGTGAACCTGATCGACGAGTCGCTCGCGTCGGCTGTCGGCGCGGGCTTGCCGGTGTCGTCGGCGACGGGCTCGATGGTCGTCGACATCGGCGGCGGCACGACGGAAATCGGCGTGATCGCGCTTGGCGGCACGGCCTACAGCGGCTCGATCCGCGTCGGCGGCGACCAGCTCGATGCCGCGATCATCAAGCACGTGCGTAACAACTTCGGCGTGCTGCTCGGCGAGCAGACGGCGGAACTCGTGAAGAAAACGATCGGCTCGGCGCTCGCCATCGTGCCGCCCGACACGATGCGTGCAACGGGACGCGGCGTCGACGACGGCCTTCCGCGCACGGTCGAACTGTCGACGCAGGATGTCGTCGACGCGATCGCCGCGCCGCTGCGCCAGGTGCTCGCCGCGGTCAAGACGGCGCTGGAGAGCGCGCCGCCCGAACTCGTCACGGATATCGCGGACGCGGGTATCGTGCTGACGGGCGGCGGTGCGCTGCTCGGCAATCTCGCGCGCTATTTCAGCAACGAACTGGGCCTCGAAGTACGCGTCGCCGACGAACCGCTGACGTGCGCCGTGCGCGGCGCCGGCGCGGCGGCGAGCGCAGGCCTGCTCGAGATGTCGGCGTACGACTGACGCAATCGTTTGACATGGCTGGCTGCGCACGCGCAAGGCGGCGTCATGTGAGAATGGGGCTTCTGCGGCGCGCTTATCGTGGATAATGCGCGCCTTTTCATTCCCGCCTCTCTCAGTGAATCAGACTTCCGCTTCATCCGCACTTTCCATCGAATTGCCCAACGGCTTGCGCATGCCGTATGTCGAACAGGGCGAGGGCGAGCTGCTGCTCTTCGTGCATGGCTCGCTGTGCGATTACCGCTACTGGGAACCGCAGCTCGCGGGTCTGTCGAAGCGGTATCGCTGTGTCGCCGTGAGTCTCACGCATTACTGGCCCGCAACGGATACGGCTGCTTCGCATCCGTTCAGCTGGAGCGATCACGCGGATGAAGTCGCGCAGTTCATCGAACTGTATGGCGCGGGGCCGGCGCATGTCGTCGGTCACTCGCGCGGCGGCTGCGTCGCGTATCACTTCGCGCGGCGTCATGGGCAGCATGTGAAGACGTTGACGCTTGCCGATCCGGGCGGGCCGTTGCAGATCGCCGGACGTGCGCCCGCGAGTTTGCCGGAAACGGTGAATGCGCTGCGTGCGCGCGCCGCGCAATTGATCGAAGCGGGGGAGGTCGACGCGGGCTTGCAGCTATTCGTCGATTCCGTGAGCCGCCCCGGTTTCTGGTCGAAGAGCACGCCGGGATTCCGGCGCATGGCGACGGACAACGCGCACACGCTCGCGCGTCAGTTTCGCGATCCGTTGCCCGCTTATACGCCTGAAGGCGCGTCGGACGTGAAGTGCCCGGTGCTGCTGATCGACGGCGAAAAGAGTCCGCTGATGTTCCGGCGCGCGGCGGAAACGCTCGCAACGTGGCTACGGGATGCGCGCCGCGAAACGGTGATGGGCGCGTCGCACGGAATGAATCTCGCGCATCCTGCCGCCTTCAACCGTTTCGTCGACGCGTTCATTCAACGCACGCGTTGAGACTTCATTGACCGGTCAGTCTTTTGCGTGCGCGTCGATATCGAGCGCGCGCTCGGCCGGTTCGCCGACGAGACCGCAATAGTAGAGATGCACGCCGATCGCGAGCGAGTCGTGGCGGATCTCGTTGAACGCCTTCCACGCCTTCTGCGGTTCCTTGAACACGAGATAGTGGGCTTCGTGCGACACGAGACGCGCGACCTGATGCAGCCCATGTCCATGCAGACGGTCGACGAGTTCGTCGAGGCTGCGATGCGTGCGCGCGTCGGTGCGCGGATACAGCATGTGCAGAACGGCGACCTTTTCCGTCGCCAGCGCCGCCGACATCGCGAGCACGATGTCCTGATGGTTCAAGGCCGTGACGACGATGTCTTCTTCGGCTTCTTCGGTCGCGGGAAAGAGCGTGTCGATGTTCATGTTCATTTTGTTTATTCCTGTTGTTCCTGTGCCTGACTTTTAAAAAAGACCCGCCGGTGACGGGCGGGTCCAGGACAGCAATGTGTTTGCAGGGGAAGCTAAACACAGGTTCAGTATCTCAGACGCGCTTGCGTTTGACGGCCCGCCCCGGAGCAAAACATTGTTGCGCCTGATGCGCTTACTTTCATTTGTCTGTCGATGAAATGGCTTGTGCAGGCGTCGAGTATTGCTTGGTGCGAGATGGATTGTTGCGTGCAAGCGATGCAATCAAATGGCTTGCGCGCCGTAGAATGCTGACGGCTGCCGGATGCGGCAAAACGTGCAGTAGCCAGTGCATGAATCATTCGTTCAATGCGCGTGTTTCCCGCCGCGAGCCCGGCCACACGTGTTTTGCGTGTCTCCAGCAATGCAATGTCGAAAGGAATTCCAGATGAACGTATCAACGACCAAAGCCACGCTGTCGTTTTCCGATAGCGACGAGAAGATCGAACTGCCCGTTTATAAAGGATCGTTGGGTCCGGATGTAATCGACATTCGCAAGCTGTACGGCCAAACGGGCAAGTTCACTTACGATCCGGGCTTCATGTCGACGGCCTCGTGCAATTCGGCGATCACCTACATCGACGGCGACAAGGGCGAGCTGCTGTACCGCGGTTATCCGATCGACAACCTCGCGCAAAACGCGGACTTCCTCGAAACCTGCTACCTGCTGCTGAAAGGCGAACTGCCGGATGCGCAGCAGAAGAAAGAATTCGAAGACACCGTCACGAAGCACACGATGGTGCACGAGCAGATGCATTTCTTCTTCCGTGGCTTCCGCCGCGACGCGCATCCGATGGCGATTCTCGTCGCGGCAGTCGGTGCATTGTCGGCGTTCTATCACGACTCGCTCGACATCAGCAACCCGCTGCATCGCGATGTCTCCGCGATCCGCATGATCGCGAAGCTGCCGACGCTCGTCGCGATGGCGTACAAGTACTCGATCGGCCAGCCGTTCGTGTATCCGCGCAACGACCTGCCGTACAGCGCGAATTTCATGCACATGATGTTCTCGAACCCGGCCGAAGAGTACAAGGTCAACGACGTGCTGGTCCGCGCACTGGACCGCATCCTGATCCTGCACGCCGACCACGAACAGAACGCGTCGACGTCGACGGTGCGTCTGGCAGGCTCGTCGGGCGCGAATCCGTTTGCGTGTATCGCAGCGGGGATCGCCTGCCTCTGGGGCCCGGCGCACGGCGGCGCGAACGAAGCCGCGCTGAACATGCTCGAAGAAATCGGCTCGGTCGACAACATTCCTGAGTTCATCAAGCAGGTGAAGGACAAGAACTCGGGCGTGAAGCTGATGGGCTTCGGCCACCGCGTCTACAAGAACTACGACCCGCGTGCGAAGCTGATGCGCGAAACCTGTCACGAAGTGCTGAACGAACTGGGCCTGCACGACGACCCGCTGTTCAAGCTCGCCATGGCGCTCGAAAAGATCGCGCTGGAAGACGAATACTTCGTGTCGCGCAAGCTGTACCCGAACGTCGACTTCTACTCGGGCATCGTGCAGCGCGCGCTCGGTATTCCGACCGCGATGTTCACCTGCATCTTCGCGCTCGCGCGCACGGTCGGCTGGATCGCGCAATGGAACGAAATGATCGCCGATCCCGAGCAGAAGATCGGCCGTCCGCGTCAGCTGTTCATCGGCGAAACGGCGCGCGAAGCGAAGCCGGTCGCAAAGCGCTAAAGGTTATTCACGCTCAGGCTTGCTTTTGAACGCCGCTATCCGCGGCCTCGTCTGAAAGCACAGGCGCCGCTCCCGCATAAGGGGAGCGGCGCCTTTTTCATTTGCGGCGGCATAGCGAAATTGCAAAGGATGACGAAATAATCTGTGCAAATTCCACCCGTCGACCGGCAACGGCCACGGCGACGCATTGCCGGCGTGCACGATATTCCGTATGACAGCACGACCCGTGCCATGCATCCTTCACGTTGCCTTTCAATGAAAATTTCATGAAGAATCGGGGCACCCGCGACACTATCCTCTGTCGTAATCGCACGAACCTTCTACAATCACCGGAACAAAGCCACTAGCACAGGAGCAAGCTGATGCAGGATCCAGAAGCACTCGGCGGGCTGACCCATCAGGGCGGCGTGGATTATCGCGGCGAGGAGAGCGATGGCGCATTCATCGCGCCTGAAAACCTGAACGTCGCAAGCGCGACCCAGCATGTGCTGAAATCGGGCGGCACGTTCATCGTCAACGATCCCCTGGGCGACGTCACCGGCCACGACGACGGCCTGTTCGTCAACGACACCCGCGTGCTGTCGACGCTGCGCCTGACTTTCGGCGGCCGCGCGCCGTCGCTGCTGTCGGGCAGCGTCGGCAGCGACAACACGTCATTCACCGCGCATCTGACCAACCGGCCGCTGCCGCCTCTCGGCGGCGACAGCACGCCGGAGGGCGTGATCCACGTCGAGCGCGTGCGCGTGCTGTCGGGCACGGTGATGAACGAAGCGATCGAGCTGACCAACTACGGCACGACGGACGCCGTCGTGCCGCTGTCGATCTCCTTTGCCAGCGACTTCCGCGACATGTTCGAAGTGCGCGGGCTGAAGCGCGCGAAGCAGGGCACGGTCGAACCGCCGCGCGTGCACAAGAACGAAGTGCTGCTCGGCTATATCGGTCTCGACGACGTGGCGCGCCATGTGCGCGTCGCGTTTTCGCCGATGCCCGACAAGCTGCTGGCGGACCGCGCCGACTATTCGGTGAAGCTGCCCGCGCAGGCGTGCGTGTCGATCTATCTGTCCGTGGCCGTGGAGGTCGCGGCGCACAAGGGCACGCCCGACGTCGACGTGCCGCAATCCACCCACACCGTCACCGGGCTGCACGTCTCGCAGATCGACGCGGCGCGCCCGCGCGTGGGCCGCACGGCCGTGCGTGCGGCGCTCGTCGATGCGCACCTCGTGATGCGCGAGCGGCGCCGCGCGTCGGCGCGCGTGCGCTCGAGCAATCCGCTGTTCAATGCGTGGATCGACCGGTCGCAGGCCGACCTGAATCTGCTGACGACCGACCTCGCGACGGGCCCGTATCCGTATGCGGGCATTCCATGGTTCTCGACGCCGTTCGGCCGCGATGCCGTGATCACCTCGCTGCAGATGCTGTGGTTGCAGCCGGGCCTCGCGCGCGGCGTGCTGCGCTTTCTCGCCGAGCATCAGGCGAAGGAAGATTCGGCGTTCCGGGATGCCGCCGTCGGCAAAATCATGCACGAAATGCGCCGCAGCGAAATGGCGGCGACGGGCGAGGTGCCGTTCGCGCTGTACTACGGCGGGGTCGACACGACGCCGCTCTTCATCGTGCTGGCGGGCGCGTACGTGGCGCGCACGGGCGACACGCAGCTCGTCGACGAATTATGGCCCGCGCTCGAACTGGCGGCGAAGTGGGTGGCGGGCGTATGCGACCGCAACGTGTACGGCCTGCTCGATTATCAGCGCGCGTCCGACGGCGGTCTCGCGAACCAGGGCTGGAAGGACAGTCACGATTCCGTGTTCCACGCGGACGGCCGCTTCCCCGAGGGGCCGATCGCGCTCGTCGAAGTGCAGGCCTACGCCAGCGCCGCGTTCGACATGATGGCGCAGTTCGCGATGCTGCGCGGCCAGTCCGACGACGCCGTGCGCTACACGCAGCGTGCCACGGCGATCCGCGCGTGCGTCGAAGACAAGTACTGGATGGACGATTCGCGCTTCTACGGCATCGCGCTCGACGGCAAGGGCGAGCTGTGCCGCGTGCTGGCGTCGAATGCGGGTCATCTGCTCGCGTTCGGCCTGCCGTCGCGCGAACGCGGGGAAGCCGTCGCGCGTGCGCTCGAATCGACGCTCTTCCATACGGGCTGGGGCGTGCGCACGCTGGCGGCCGGCCAGCCGCGCTTCAATCCGATGGCGTATCACAACGGCTCGGTCTGGCCGCACGACAACGCGCTATGCGCGCGCGGTCTCGCGCGCTACGGCGCGAAGGCGGCGGCCGTGCGGCTGCTGCAGGCGCTGTTCCAGGCGGCCGTCAATTTCGACATGCGTCTGCCCGAGCTTTTCTGCGGCTTCCCGCGCCGCCGCGGCGAACAGCCGACGGCTTACCCCGTCGCGTGTCTGCCGCAGGCGTGGGCAGCCGGCTCGCCGTTCATGATGCTCGAAGCATGTCTGGGCATCACGATCGACGCGCAACGCCGCGAAGTGCTGATCGAGCAGCCGATGCTGCCCGAAGGCATTGACTGGATCGAAATCGGCGATCTGCGCGTCGGCGACGCGTCGGTGTCGATCACGTTCCGGCGCGTGGCGGGCAAGGTCGTGGCGTCGGCGGAGCAGGGCGACGTGCGCGTGATCGCACTGCTGTAAATCGTTCCCGGAGCCATCGCATGGCGCAAGCGAACGTCTACGTCGTGTTCAAGGGCGCGCTGAAGCTCGGCGTGCCCTTTCTCGACGGCTACAAGGGCGACCCGCACTACGTGATCGTCGTCAACGACGCGAACGGCGGCGAATTCCGGATCGTCACCAACGTGAAGTCCGACAGTTCGCTCACGGGCGCGGCGGGGTATCACGTGCTGTATGCGTGGAATCAGTACTTCGATCATCCGATGACAGCCGACCTCGCGAAGCTCCCGGCAGGACTGACGCAGGCCGGGTTTCCCACGCTCGATTACGTGCATGACTCGCGCCTCGTCGATCTGTCGACCATGCGCCCCATCGCGCTCGATACCGCGACCGAGCACCACGACATCAACGCGCTCGTCAATGGCATGCTGCAACTGGACATATCGGCCGCCCCCGTCGACTATC
Encoded proteins:
- a CDS encoding alpha/beta hydrolase encodes the protein MAWEQFDNGWRLAPADGPATALVVLLHGVGSNAQDLVPLADIWREALPQAAFVSLDGSEPFDGGFGGRQWFSLRDVDANNRPGRVAAAWPALQKMLDAELAHWHLGYGQLALVGFSQGSMMSLHHVATNAQGAAAVVAFSGRLASPVTTHSATPVTLIHGDDDAVIPVDETERAAIALHDAGFDVEAFALPGVGHTISGDGVALGRDALVRALAPLARS
- a CDS encoding rod shape-determining protein, translating into MARSNAQSSLFGRLFRQSVAVDLGTANTLIYTDDGGIVLNEPSVVCFDKHDAATGRKRVALVGSEAKQMIGRAPCNLEPVRPMRHGVIANFPAAEHMIRQFVDMARPRPFFARRAAFTICVPSSATQVERRAIREAAAAAGAWKVNLIDESLASAVGAGLPVSSATGSMVVDIGGGTTEIGVIALGGTAYSGSIRVGGDQLDAAIIKHVRNNFGVLLGEQTAELVKKTIGSALAIVPPDTMRATGRGVDDGLPRTVELSTQDVVDAIAAPLRQVLAAVKTALESAPPELVTDIADAGIVLTGGGALLGNLARYFSNELGLEVRVADEPLTCAVRGAGAAASAGLLEMSAYD
- a CDS encoding alpha/beta fold hydrolase, with translation MPYVEQGEGELLLFVHGSLCDYRYWEPQLAGLSKRYRCVAVSLTHYWPATDTAASHPFSWSDHADEVAQFIELYGAGPAHVVGHSRGGCVAYHFARRHGQHVKTLTLADPGGPLQIAGRAPASLPETVNALRARAAQLIEAGEVDAGLQLFVDSVSRPGFWSKSTPGFRRMATDNAHTLARQFRDPLPAYTPEGASDVKCPVLLIDGEKSPLMFRRAAETLATWLRDARRETVMGASHGMNLAHPAAFNRFVDAFIQRTR
- the gltA gene encoding citrate synthase, which produces MNVSTTKATLSFSDSDEKIELPVYKGSLGPDVIDIRKLYGQTGKFTYDPGFMSTASCNSAITYIDGDKGELLYRGYPIDNLAQNADFLETCYLLLKGELPDAQQKKEFEDTVTKHTMVHEQMHFFFRGFRRDAHPMAILVAAVGALSAFYHDSLDISNPLHRDVSAIRMIAKLPTLVAMAYKYSIGQPFVYPRNDLPYSANFMHMMFSNPAEEYKVNDVLVRALDRILILHADHEQNASTSTVRLAGSSGANPFACIAAGIACLWGPAHGGANEAALNMLEEIGSVDNIPEFIKQVKDKNSGVKLMGFGHRVYKNYDPRAKLMRETCHEVLNELGLHDDPLFKLAMALEKIALEDEYFVSRKLYPNVDFYSGIVQRALGIPTAMFTCIFALARTVGWIAQWNEMIADPEQKIGRPRQLFIGETAREAKPVAKR
- a CDS encoding amylo-alpha-1,6-glucosidase, which gives rise to MQDPEALGGLTHQGGVDYRGEESDGAFIAPENLNVASATQHVLKSGGTFIVNDPLGDVTGHDDGLFVNDTRVLSTLRLTFGGRAPSLLSGSVGSDNTSFTAHLTNRPLPPLGGDSTPEGVIHVERVRVLSGTVMNEAIELTNYGTTDAVVPLSISFASDFRDMFEVRGLKRAKQGTVEPPRVHKNEVLLGYIGLDDVARHVRVAFSPMPDKLLADRADYSVKLPAQACVSIYLSVAVEVAAHKGTPDVDVPQSTHTVTGLHVSQIDAARPRVGRTAVRAALVDAHLVMRERRRASARVRSSNPLFNAWIDRSQADLNLLTTDLATGPYPYAGIPWFSTPFGRDAVITSLQMLWLQPGLARGVLRFLAEHQAKEDSAFRDAAVGKIMHEMRRSEMAATGEVPFALYYGGVDTTPLFIVLAGAYVARTGDTQLVDELWPALELAAKWVAGVCDRNVYGLLDYQRASDGGLANQGWKDSHDSVFHADGRFPEGPIALVEVQAYASAAFDMMAQFAMLRGQSDDAVRYTQRATAIRACVEDKYWMDDSRFYGIALDGKGELCRVLASNAGHLLAFGLPSRERGEAVARALESTLFHTGWGVRTLAAGQPRFNPMAYHNGSVWPHDNALCARGLARYGAKAAAVRLLQALFQAAVNFDMRLPELFCGFPRRRGEQPTAYPVACLPQAWAAGSPFMMLEACLGITIDAQRREVLIEQPMLPEGIDWIEIGDLRVGDASVSITFRRVAGKVVASAEQGDVRVIALL
- a CDS encoding YukJ family protein, whose translation is MAQANVYVVFKGALKLGVPFLDGYKGDPHYVIVVNDANGGEFRIVTNVKSDSSLTGAAGYHVLYAWNQYFDHPMTADLAKLPAGLTQAGFPTLDYVHDSRLVDLSTMRPIALDTATEHHDINALVNGMLQLDISAAPVDYLYPGKSGNDMRRGWKPTKSVTVYGFGFLFEPQHDGLHETHMNQGNPKPQPGSRVRDHSSENGTFQDGAVMVEVDGRFQALFVAFQTQLVPTDNRGWPIPGQSHPILG